One stretch of Carassius gibelio isolate Cgi1373 ecotype wild population from Czech Republic chromosome B1, carGib1.2-hapl.c, whole genome shotgun sequence DNA includes these proteins:
- the LOC127948444 gene encoding SLIT and NTRK-like protein 5 yields MHIWILNIILLVATSLSLVEMYDSYGEICRNLCTCEEKEGILTVSCENRGIVRLSEISPVQFSMYHLLLTGNLLKRLSVNDFINYTGVTILHLGNNDISEVETGAFNGLQGLKRLHLNNNKIDILRDDTFVGLESLEYLQIDYNFISTIEPNALSRLQQLTVLILNDNLLSSLPTNIFRNVPLTHLDLRGNRLKMFPYIGLLEHMDKVVELQLEENPWNCSCELIALKAWLESIAYTALVGEVVCETPFRLHGRDLDEVSKQELCPRRAISEYEMRPPPPLSTSGYFQTTPAAVTASATSSAVLRSSSRPTKGTRQSSKTKSKPTSRIPANPYNYGPIIAFQTKSPVPLDCPTTCTCNLQISDLGLNVNCQERKIENISDLKPKPYNPKKMYLTGNYIPVVRRSDFVEAEGLDLLHLGNNRIALIHDRAFGDLINLRRLYLNGNLIDRLTADMFFGLKSLQYLYLEYNKIQEIVGGTFRFVPNLQLLFLNNNLLKTLPGGIFSSLSLSRLNLRSNHFQNLPVSGVLDQLKALVQIDLFENPWDCSCDVVGMKIWLEQLNTGTVVNDVKCVTPKRLAGQDMRAVPSEQLCPDYSDVIMSTVVPSDEPSADRITTTETPQRFNNPSSNVPLSVLILSLLLVFIMSVFVAAGLFVVVMKRRKKSQSDRTSTNNSDVSSFNLQYNLYSNRSVPKVKAPAGHVYEYIPHPLGHMCKNPIYRSREGNAVEDYPDLHELKVTYRSNADEDQEVTLRSPNYTVSTIEPREQPSPVQDAEHFFRGILDPDKSPSTAGSRFEYKYTGPVPYTYQPNFDVRRQFLHPEGIRETMLYSTTPSTVFVEPNRNDYLELKAKLQIEPDYLEVLEKQTTQSQF; encoded by the coding sequence ATGCATATCTGGATACTGAACATAATATTGCTGGTTGCCACATCCCTTAGTCTTGTTGAGATGTATGACAGTTATGGGGAGATCTGTAGGAATCTGTGCACTTGCGAGGAGAAAGAAGGCATTCTGACGGTCAGTTGTGAGAACAGGGGCATTGTGCGGCTGTCGGAAATAAGCCCTGTGCAGTTTTCTATGTACCATCTTTTGCTGACAGGTAATTTGCTGAAaagactgtctgtcaatgacttcATCAACTATACCGGAGTTACCATTTTGCATTTAGGTAATAATGACATATCTGAGGTGGAGACTGGGGCATTCAACGGACTCCAGGGATTAAAGAGattacatttgaacaataacaaaatagacATTCTTAGGGACGACACTTTTGTGGGACTCGAGAGCCTAGAATACCTTCAGATAGACTATAATTTCATAAGCACTATTGAACCTAATGCTCTGAGCAGGCTTCAACAACTGACTGTGCTGATTCTCAATGACAACTTGTTGTCCTCTCTGCCCACAAACATTTTCCGGAACGTGCCCTTGACACACCTGGATCTTAGAGGCAACCGCTTAAAAATGTTCCCTTACATCGGTCTTTTGGAGCACATGGACAAAGTAGTGGAATTACAGCTCGAGGAGAATCCGTGGAATTGTTCTTGCGAGCTCATTGCGCTTAAGGCTTGGCTGGAGAGCATTGCCTACACAGCTCTGGTGGGGGAGGTGGTATGTGAGACTCCTTTCAGGCTCCATGGCAGGGATTTGGACGAGGTCTCAAAGCAAGAACTGTGTCCCAGAAGGGCCATATCAGAGTACGAGATGCGCCCCCCACCCCCTCTCAGCACCAGTGGCTATTTCCAGACCACGCCGGCAGCTGTGACAGCATCAGCTACGTCTTCGGCTGTCCTGCGATCCTCGTCCAGGCCAACCAAGGGCACCCGCCAATCAAGCAAAACCAAGTCCAAGCCTACTTCTCGAATCCCAGCCAACCCATACAACTATGGGCCCATCATTGCTTTTCAGACCAAATCTCCTGTGCCTTTGGACTGCCCCACCACCTGTACATGCAATCTGCAAATCTCCGACTTGGGGCTTAATGTCAACTGCCAGGAAAGGAAGATTGAAAACATATCAGATCTGAAGCCCAAGCCATACAATCCTAAAAAGATGTATCTCACAGGGAACTATATCCCTGTCGTGCGTAGATCTGACTTTGTGGAAGCTGAGGGACTGGATTTATTGCACCTGGGAAACAATCGGATAGCACTCATACACGACAGAGCCTTTGGGGATTTAATTAACCTACGTAGGCTGTACTTGAATGGCAATTTAATTGACAGACTCACAGCAGATATGTTCTTTGGGCTAAAAAGTCTGCAGTACTTGTATTTAGAATATAATAAGATTCAAGAGATTGTAGGTGGCACCTTCCGCTTTGTGCCCAACCTTCAGCTACTTTTCCTCAATAacaatcttttaaaaacattgccAGGAGGCATCTTCTctagtctgtctctctctcgcctCAACCTTCGTAGCAATCACTTTCAAAACCTGCCTGTGAGTGGAGTTCTAGACCAGCTGAAAGCACTGGTTCAGATTGACCTGTTCGAGAACCCTTGGGACTGCTCCTGTGATGTGGTCGGAATGAAGATCTGGCTGGAGCAGCTGAACACAGGAACGGTGGTCAATGACGTCAAATGCGTGACTCCCAAGCGGCTTGCTGGACAGGATATGAGAGCCGTCCCTTCTGAGCAGTTGTGTCCCGATTACTCTGATGTCATCATGTCCACCGTGGTCCCTTCCGATGAGCCTTCGGCAGACAGAATCACCACCACGGAGACACCCCAGAGGTTTAACAACCCTTCCAGTAATGTTCCTTTGTCTGTCCTCATTCTAAGCCTCCTCCTTGTTTTCATTATGTCAGTGTTTGTGGCAGCCGGCCTGTTTGTGGTGGTGATGAAGAGGCGTAAAAAGTCTCAGAGTGACCGTACCAGCACAAACAACTCTGATGTTAGCTCCTTCAACCTGCAGTACAATCTCTATAGCAATCGCTCCGTCCCCAAGGTCAAAGCCCCAGCAGGTCACGTCTATGAGTACATCCCCCATCCGCTTGGTCACATGTGCAAAAACCCAATCTACAGGTCCCGGGAAGGGAATGCTGTTGAGGATTACCCCGATCTACACGAACTCAAGGTCACCTACAGGAGTAATGCTGACGAGGACCAGGAGGTCACCTTGAGGAGCCCCAATTACACAGTGAGCACCATCGAGCCTCGTGAGCAGCCATCCCCTGTTCAGGATGCAGAACACTTTTTCAGAGGGATCCTGGATCCGGATAAATCCCCATCGACTGCTGGCAGCAGGTTTGAATATAAGTACACTGGCCCCGTCCCGTACACATATCAACCAAACTTCGACGTCCGGCGCCAGTTCTTACATCCTGAAGGAATACGAGAGACTATGCTATATAGTACAACGCCAAGTACTGTTTTTGTGGAGCCCAATAGAAACGACTATTTGGAATTAAAGGCAAAACTTCAAATAGAGCCGGACTACCTCGAAGTTCTTGAGAAACAGACAACACAGAGCCAGTTTTAA